A window of Sphingobacterium kitahiroshimense genomic DNA:
CTAAAAGCAGGTTACGAAGTTTACATTATTACGGATGCCTCTGGTGCAACTTCAGTTGAAGCACATCAAATAGCTATCCAAAGAATGGTGCAAGCGGGGGCTATCCCTATGACAACTTCTACTTATATTTCCGAAATACTTAGAGATTATGGAAGGGCAGACAATGCTACACCAGATATTGGGGCTTTGTTACACGATGGTTTGGTAAAATATATGAATTTTGGAATAGGAATCGACTATGCAGATCACATGGTGCCAGCTTATCCAACTTACAAAGGCTTTAATAAATAATTAAAAACACAAGTTTTTTTGTACATCCTTAAATTTAAGATCATTATGATGAGTTTTGAAGAAACGAAAAGTTTGGTGACCAATGTAATTTTAAATTACGGCAAACATTTAAAGGAAAGTAATGTTCCCGAAATAATTAAGCTATACGCCGAATACGCGGAGCTTATTCCTCATGGTGCGCAATCATTAAAAGGAAAGCGCGATATCGAAAATTCATACGAAAAAGGTTTTAAATACATTAAAATAATTGGAGATCTTGAAATTAAAAGTATTGATATTTTCGATAATGTCGCCATTGTCCGTTGTGAAGAACCGTCTCAAGTAAAATCATTAAAAAAAGGCTCCATTCATAATACTTATTTCCGCGAACTATTTGTTTTGGTGAGGAATCAGGAAACCCAGAATTGGGAAATTTATAAATATATGTTTTCAGAGAATCCCAATCAAGCGCAATAAAATGAGAACTAAATTATTATTAAAATCACTAAAAATTATTGCCTTTCTGCTATTGCCTTTATTAAGTTTAGGTCAGCAAGAAATTAAGTCAAATGTGGCTCAACAAACTGAGGAAAGAGAGGCAGCAGTATCTCAAGTTATTCAGTATTATGGAAAATTCCTGAAAGACGGTAACACCGATGAAATTCTTACCCTTTATCATCAAGATGGCGAAATCATACCAGACGGTTCCTCGTCTTTAATTGGCACTGCATCAATCAAAAATTTTTATGAACAAACATTCCTTACCATAAAGATAAATGGAGTTTTGCAAATCAAAGAAGTTAAAGTTTATGGAAATATCGCAATAGTCCGTTGTGAAGAACCAGCTGAGGTAACGTTATTAGCAGATGGTTCTGTCGATAAAACATATTTCCGGGAATTGTTTATTTTGACACTTAATTCAGAAACAAGTAAGTGGCAAATTCAAAAATATATGTTCTCTCAGAATAAATCTCAATCGTAATTATGTAGTTTTTAATAAGAATAAGATGGCTATAAAAAGAAAAGTAACGAACAGATATGTGGCTACTGGGCATCAGGGTTTTATGGGGGCGGACCATATTGCGAGATCTGTAATTCAGGTAGAATTTCCAGAAAGTGATCCTTTCATTATGCTAATGGACGATTTTTTAGACAAGTCTAATAACGAGCCTGTTGGAGGAGCGCATCCGCACGCTGGTTTCGAAATCGTTTCATTGTTAATAGATGGTAAAATGGAAGGAATTGAGGCAGGGGGGATGCAAGTCCTAACCACTGGTAGCGGTATGGTTCACACTGAAACGATTGAAGAAAAAGCATTACTTCATCTGATGCAACTTTGGATAAATATTCCGAAAGCGAAGAGAAATATAGCTCCCAAACTTCAAGATATCAAGTTAGATAAAATACCAACAATAGTAAAAGATGACGTTAGTATCCGCGTATATACAGGCGCTTTGGGTGGAGTCAATTCTCCAGTGGTAACCAATGTTCCATTAATTATTGCTGACATTAAATTGAACGCCAATGCAAGTACCACTTTGCATATTCCATCCTCATACACAACTTTTCTCTACATTCTTAACGGAAACGTTTTTGTGGGAGAAGAAAGCAAAAGTCTCTCACAATATGATGTAGGTTGGTTAGATCGGATGTCAGAAGATGAAGAAAGTGAACTATTATTAACTTCTGGTGCAGAAGAATCGAGATTGTTGTTGTATTCAGCTCAACCATTGGGTGAGAAAATTGTTTCACAAGGTCCATTTATTGCAGATTCTGCAGATGGTATTGCCGATTTATATAAGAAATATAGACAAGGAAAACTGCCTCATATCAATACCTTCACAGACGATGATTTTATTAAATTTTAATAAAATTATTTCAAACAAAATCATAGTACTAAAAATAAATTATGAATAATCTAGAAGTTTCTAAAAACAAAGCAATTGACCTTATAAAAAATTATGGGGCATGTTTGCAAAGCGGAAATATTGATGAAATATTAAATCTTTATTGCGCAAATGCAGAAATAATTCCAGAAGCCAAGCCCTCACTATCGAGCAAAATGAACATTGAGGCTTTTTACAAGGAAACATTCGAAACCATCACTATAAATGGAGACCTTATTATTAAAGAGATTAACGTTTTTGATAATGTGGCACTTGTGCGATGTGAAGAACCTGCAGAAGTAAAGCAATTATTGAACGGAAAGATTGAAAAAGCCTTTTTTAGAGAATTATTTGTACTTATAAGAGCAAATGAAAATCAAGATTGGAAGATATTTAAATATATGTTCTCTCAAATCAAATGACCGTGTTTTGCTGAATATCATAAATCATAACGACTAAAAAAATTATTACGATGAAAAACAAAATTCATTTGATTAAAGGCTTTGTAGTACTGTCTTTCTTCTTGATTACAAATTTGGTATTTAGCCAAGGTAAAAACACAAGTTCTCGTGCTATATGGGATGCTTCCGATGTTGCGTTAATTGTCATTGACTATCAGCCAGAAATGCTGGATGCAATTGTGTCGGGCAATAAGGATTTTATTGCATTAAATGCTAAATACCTCACGCGTGTAGCAACAGCTTTGAATATACCTATCGTGATGAGTACGGTCGCAGTAGATATGGGAATCAATAAACCAACCGTTCCAACAATTGCCGAGGAGCTGCCAAAAGGTCAAAAAATAATTGATAGATCTTCTATGGACGCTTGGGAAGATCCTGCATTTTTGGATGCAGTAAAAGCAACAGGAAAGAAGAAGTTGGTTTTTATTGGTTTGTACACAGAGATTTGTTTGGCATATCCCGTAGTCGAAGCTAAAAAAGAGGGATATGATGTGATGTTCCTAACAGACGCTGTTGGTGGAATCAGCGTAGAAGCGCATAATATTGCTATAGAACGCATGATTCAGGCGCAGGCTATACCGAACACTACACATGCTTATATTCTAGAATTATTCAGAGACTGGAAGAGCCCTCTCGTGCCAAAAATGAGACCTATTTTTGATTGGTATAAAATAGAACGAGATAAGTTAAATCTTCCTGGTGTGGGAACTTGGTAATTAATCCAATTATTGGACTTTATAAAATTCAAAACTTATAGAGTTCAATAATTTTTTAATATAATGTATATGCAGTATAAGTTAGAAAAACCAGTAATAAGTACTATAGGAACGACCAAATATCAATGCAATGTAGAGTGGCGCAACGGAAACTTTATTGTGGATGAACCAGAATCGATCGGCGGAAAAGACAGTGGACCAGATCCATATACATTGTTACTTAGCTCTTTGGTATCGTGCAAAATCGTTACGCTAAGGATGTATATCGATAAAAAAGGTTGGAATATTTCATCGATAGTTGGGAAAGCAAACTTGTTTCAAACTCAAACTAAAGAGAATCTTGTTACGACCATCGACTGCGATATTTCTTTTCCCGACAGCATAATTAGTATCGATCAAAAGGAAAAATTACTCATGGTCGCAGAACAGTGTCCTGTTTCTAAGATTATTGGTGGCAGCACCAAAATTCGATCTTTTATCTATTTAGAAGATGACCTAGAAAATGAAAAAACATACAGCAATCAAGAAGTTGCAGTTGTATGGAAAGGCGAACTTTGCAAGCATTCAGCGAGATGTATTACCCAATTACCAAAAGTATTTAATCTAAAATCTCAACCCTGGATCAATGTTTCAGGAGCTGATGCACAGACAATCAGAAAGCAAGTAAGCAAATGTCCAACTGGAGCATTGGCAATAAAAAAGTGATAGAAAACAGTATAGGTGATTACTACACAACACTGTTCATAAAATACAAAGTATTAAAAATTAGAAATCTTGTTTCCATCATAGTTTGCACAACACGGTGATTTTCAAGTATTGTTGATTTTAAAAATGTATCCATTAGATCAAAAGTGATTTCCAATTCTAACAAAAAATAACTTTAAAGTTCTATCAAAACTAAATACCCCAATAATCAATCAGGTAATTAATTTAAAATATATGAGTGTAGAAAGTTTATTTAGATCTTTTAGTCTAAAATCATTAGAGATAAAAAATCGTATTGTAATGGCACCCATGACGAGATCTTTTTCTCCGAACGGGATTCCAACAAACGATGTTGCGGATTATTACAGGAAAAGAGCCGAAGGTGATGTGGGTTTAATATTATCGGAAGGAACAGTTATCAACAGACCGTCTTCTTCTTATGATCCTAATGTTCCTCATTTTTATGGAACCGAGGCTTTAAAAGGTTGGCAAAATATAATTAATACAGTTCATCAAGCGAACGGGAAAATGGGGCCTCAGATTTGGCATCCGGGTATCGTGACTAATCATCCTTCTGGCTGGTTACCAGGTGCGCCATTCGAAGGGCCATCAACGATTAATAACAAGCCAGGTTTTGGCAATGGTATCGGGATGAGCGATTCCGCTATTGCAGACACCATTACTGCTTTTGGACAGGCAGCGATCGATGCAAAGAAGTTAGGTTATGATACCGTCGAAATTCATGGTGCACATCAATACTTAATTGATCAGTTCTTTTGGGACGTAACCAATTTTCGTAACGATACCTATGGAGGTAAATCCTTAGGAGATCGAACTAAATTCGCTGTAGAAGTTATTAAGGAAATACGTAAACAAGTAGGCGAAGATTTTCCGATCATTTTTCGCATCTCCCAGTTCAAAATTGCCGATTACAATTTGAAATTAGCTAAAAATGAAAAAGAAATGGAGTATTGGCTTACTCCATTGGCAGATGCAGGTGTCGACATTTTTCATTGTTCGCAACGTCGTTTTTGGGAACCTGAATTTGCAGGCTCTGATTTGAATCTAGCAGGGTGGGCAAAAAAAATAACTGGTAAAGCCACTATTACGGTCGGTTCAGTAGGTTTAGATGGTGATTTTTTTGGCGCTTATGCTGGAGAAAGTTCCGAACCAAGTTCTCTGGAAGAATTGATCAGAAGGTTGGACAGGGGTGATTTTGATTTAGTAGCCGTTGGAAGACCCTTACTGGCAGATGCCAATTGGGTGAAAAAAATTAGAAACAATCAACTTTCTGATTTAAAAGGTTTTCGCAAAGAGTATTTAAACGAATTGCTATAAATTAATATAATAAATTATGTTAGATATTGTTATTGACTCCAGAGTGGCCGAAATAAGCCCGGGATTTGCAGTAAAACGACTGCTCCCTTATCAACTTCGTCGAATGGTAGGACCTTTTATTTTTATGGATCATGGAGGGCCATTAAGTGTAACCGCTACCAATCTAAGTGCTCTCGATGTGTTGCCACATCCTCATATAGGGTTATCTACTGTCAGTTATCTGTTTAGTGGCAATGTTACCCATCGCGATAGTCTAGGCGTAGAACAAGTTATAAAACCCGGAGAAGTAAACTGGATGACAGCAGGAAAAGGTATCGTACATAGTGAGCGAATGGAAGATCCTGCCTTATTGATCGGTACCCAACTAGAAATGATCCAAACATGGGTTGCACTTCCGGAAAAAGACGAAGAGAATGCTCCTAGCTTTAAAAATTACACGGCCGAACAACTCCCTGTTTTCACAGATACAGGGATTTGGATGCGTTTAATTGCGGGAGATGCCTATGGTCTATCGAGCGATATAACTACACATTCTCCATTATTTTATATTCATGTTGCACTAAAAAAAGGCACTCGATTTGGCTTGCCACAAGGATATAGCGAAAGAGGAATTTATATCGTGAGGGGAAGCTTAGAACTAAGCGGTATTACCTATAGCGCTGGAAAATTAATGGTTTTCAC
This region includes:
- a CDS encoding DUF4440 domain-containing protein, with the protein product MRTKLLLKSLKIIAFLLLPLLSLGQQEIKSNVAQQTEEREAAVSQVIQYYGKFLKDGNTDEILTLYHQDGEIIPDGSSSLIGTASIKNFYEQTFLTIKINGVLQIKEVKVYGNIAIVRCEEPAEVTLLADGSVDKTYFRELFILTLNSETSKWQIQKYMFSQNKSQS
- a CDS encoding pirin family protein, giving the protein MAIKRKVTNRYVATGHQGFMGADHIARSVIQVEFPESDPFIMLMDDFLDKSNNEPVGGAHPHAGFEIVSLLIDGKMEGIEAGGMQVLTTGSGMVHTETIEEKALLHLMQLWINIPKAKRNIAPKLQDIKLDKIPTIVKDDVSIRVYTGALGGVNSPVVTNVPLIIADIKLNANASTTLHIPSSYTTFLYILNGNVFVGEESKSLSQYDVGWLDRMSEDEESELLLTSGAEESRLLLYSAQPLGEKIVSQGPFIADSADGIADLYKKYRQGKLPHINTFTDDDFIKF
- a CDS encoding YybH family protein, which gives rise to MNNLEVSKNKAIDLIKNYGACLQSGNIDEILNLYCANAEIIPEAKPSLSSKMNIEAFYKETFETITINGDLIIKEINVFDNVALVRCEEPAEVKQLLNGKIEKAFFRELFVLIRANENQDWKIFKYMFSQIK
- a CDS encoding isochorismatase family protein, giving the protein MKNKIHLIKGFVVLSFFLITNLVFSQGKNTSSRAIWDASDVALIVIDYQPEMLDAIVSGNKDFIALNAKYLTRVATALNIPIVMSTVAVDMGINKPTVPTIAEELPKGQKIIDRSSMDAWEDPAFLDAVKATGKKKLVFIGLYTEICLAYPVVEAKKEGYDVMFLTDAVGGISVEAHNIAIERMIQAQAIPNTTHAYILELFRDWKSPLVPKMRPIFDWYKIERDKLNLPGVGTW
- a CDS encoding (4Fe-4S)-binding protein, with product MQYKLEKPVISTIGTTKYQCNVEWRNGNFIVDEPESIGGKDSGPDPYTLLLSSLVSCKIVTLRMYIDKKGWNISSIVGKANLFQTQTKENLVTTIDCDISFPDSIISIDQKEKLLMVAEQCPVSKIIGGSTKIRSFIYLEDDLENEKTYSNQEVAVVWKGELCKHSARCITQLPKVFNLKSQPWINVSGADAQTIRKQVSKCPTGALAIKK
- a CDS encoding NADH:flavin oxidoreductase, with protein sequence MSVESLFRSFSLKSLEIKNRIVMAPMTRSFSPNGIPTNDVADYYRKRAEGDVGLILSEGTVINRPSSSYDPNVPHFYGTEALKGWQNIINTVHQANGKMGPQIWHPGIVTNHPSGWLPGAPFEGPSTINNKPGFGNGIGMSDSAIADTITAFGQAAIDAKKLGYDTVEIHGAHQYLIDQFFWDVTNFRNDTYGGKSLGDRTKFAVEVIKEIRKQVGEDFPIIFRISQFKIADYNLKLAKNEKEMEYWLTPLADAGVDIFHCSQRRFWEPEFAGSDLNLAGWAKKITGKATITVGSVGLDGDFFGAYAGESSEPSSLEELIRRLDRGDFDLVAVGRPLLADANWVKKIRNNQLSDLKGFRKEYLNELL
- a CDS encoding pirin family protein, which encodes MLDIVIDSRVAEISPGFAVKRLLPYQLRRMVGPFIFMDHGGPLSVTATNLSALDVLPHPHIGLSTVSYLFSGNVTHRDSLGVEQVIKPGEVNWMTAGKGIVHSERMEDPALLIGTQLEMIQTWVALPEKDEENAPSFKNYTAEQLPVFTDTGIWMRLIAGDAYGLSSDITTHSPLFYIHVALKKGTRFGLPQGYSERGIYIVRGSLELSGITYSAGKLMVFTKGVDPVIVAEEDVTFMMLGGEHLGDRYIWWNFVSSSKERIEQAKEDWKQGRFVLPPNDHDEFVPLPKDKTKPAGGPPPPNMLS